Proteins from a genomic interval of Symmachiella macrocystis:
- a CDS encoding TadE/TadG family type IV pilus assembly protein: MPFDARDYAKLRRGTAAVEFAICLPVIALMFMGSIEAASMIFLKEALTVGSYEGARTAAKYDSETDDVVAKVEAMLEIRNVSGAVISVSPADVSSAERGDQITVTVSIPCNANSLVPLQFFNDQLITVQSIMVRE; this comes from the coding sequence ATGCCGTTCGATGCGCGGGATTATGCAAAGCTTCGTCGCGGAACCGCCGCAGTGGAATTTGCGATATGCCTTCCGGTGATCGCCTTAATGTTCATGGGCTCCATCGAAGCCGCAAGCATGATCTTTTTAAAGGAAGCATTGACCGTCGGCAGTTACGAAGGCGCACGCACGGCGGCTAAGTACGATTCCGAGACTGATGATGTCGTGGCTAAGGTGGAGGCCATGCTTGAGATTAGAAACGTTTCCGGTGCGGTCATTTCCGTTTCACCTGCCGATGTCAGCAGTGCTGAGCGAGGCGATCAGATTACTGTGACTGTTTCCATTCCATGCAATGCCAATTCACTCGTTCCCCTACAGTTTTTTAACGACCAATTGATCACCGTCCAGTCAATCATGGTGCGAGAATAG
- a CDS encoding TadE family protein has product MMKSIFARKGFSERRGVAAVEMALVAPLFMLLVLGIIEFGRYLMVGQLVVNAAREGTRMAISGYFTEEEVRTDVETFVTEAIGLDPEDVTIEIDTASGETIYDAEAKDLITIRVAVRFVDVTYLPILGEGGGGEDDPFVGLRENHDDAKWISGISSMRKE; this is encoded by the coding sequence ATGATGAAATCGATTTTTGCTCGAAAGGGCTTTTCCGAACGACGGGGAGTCGCCGCCGTGGAAATGGCGTTGGTGGCACCGCTGTTCATGTTGCTTGTCCTGGGCATCATCGAATTTGGACGGTATCTGATGGTCGGTCAATTGGTCGTTAATGCCGCTCGCGAAGGGACGCGAATGGCAATCAGCGGCTACTTCACCGAAGAAGAGGTCCGGACCGACGTCGAGACCTTTGTGACCGAGGCGATCGGTCTTGATCCGGAAGATGTGACCATTGAGATCGACACGGCCAGCGGCGAAACGATCTATGACGCTGAGGCGAAGGATTTGATCACGATTCGTGTTGCTGTACGGTTTGTCGATGTGACCTACCTGCCAATTCTTGGCGAAGGCGGGGGCGGTGAGGACGACCCGTTCGTTGGCCTACGCGAGAATCATGACGACGCCAAATGGATCTCCGGCATCAGTTCGATGCGGAAGGAATGA